In Clavibacter californiensis, the sequence ACGCGGATCTCCGCGCTCACGTACCCGGACGCCGCCACGACCACGAAGCACACGAGCGCGACCGCCGAGTACCGGCGCAGCACCGGCACGAGCCGGTCACCGTCGAGCTTCGACCGCAGCAGCACCATCGTGAGGAGCCCGCCCAGCCAGATCGCCGCGAACACGAGGTGCAGGCCGAGCGCGTTGACCGCGGCGTCGTGGCCCTCGGTGCCACCCGCATGGCCCTGTTGCGCCATGGGCACGAGGCCGCCGACAGCGATCACGAGCACGAACGCGATGGCGGTGTGGTTGCGCACCGCGAAGCACAGCACCGTGACGGTCGCGGCGATCAGCGTGGTCGCGAGCCAGGCCTGGCCCACGGAGATCTGCGTGAGCACCAGGCCGAGGCTGGTCCCGAACTCGGCGCTGAAGGAGAAGGCGGTGCCCGAGACGCTGAGGAAGGTGAAGAACGCGGTGATCGCGGAGGCGACCGTCCAGAGGGCGGCACCGGCGGCCGCGATGTCCAGCGCGCGGCCGTACTCCGGGCGCTGGCGGGACAGCGCGAAGGCCGCGAGCAGCAGCGCGCCGATGGCCGTGGCCGCCGAGATGTTCACCATCATCTTCGCGGCGGGCAGGCCGTAGCGGACCACGGGCCCGGCGTCCTCGAGCAGCTGCGGGGCGGCGCCTCCACCGATGGCGAGCGCGGCCAGCAGCGAGAGGAACGCGACGATGAGGAGGGCGGCGGGCCCCGCGACGCGGAGGAGTCTGGGCATGAGGGGATCAGCCTAACTCGCCCGTCCTGACGGGCGGCTGGCGGCCGTCGGCACCCGCGCGAGCGGCCGGGAACGACACAGCGGGGGCGCCGACCGGAGTCGGCGCCCCCGCTGGGCGTGTGGTGAGGAGGACTACTTGACGGCGGCCTTGAGCTTGCTGCCGGCGGAGACCTTGACGCCCTTGGACGCCTTGATCTCGAGCGGCTCGCCCGTCTGCGGGTTGCGGCCCGTGCGCGCGGCGCGAGCCGTCTGCTCGAACGCGACCCAGCCCGGGATCGTGACCTTGACGCCGTCGGCGACGTTGGTCGCGACGGTGGAGAAGAGCGCGTCCAGCACGCCGTTGACGGCGGCCTGGCTCTGGCCCGACTCCGCGGCGACGGCGGCAACGAGCTCGGTGCGGTTGAGTGACTTGTCAGCCATTGGTGTCCTCCTCGGACCTGGTGCCGTTCTTCGCGAGCGGCCGTGTGGTGGATGGGATCTGTCTACGTCAGCGGACCGCGCGAGCCGAAGAGGCCATCAGCGGTCCGTTCGGCCGTGCGGCCGTTTGGAACCTACCAGCTGGACTTCGTGATGCCCGGAAGCTCGCCGCGGTGGGCCATGTCACGGAAGCGCACGCGGGAGATGCCGAACTTCGACAGGTTGCCGCGGGGGCGACCGTCGATGCCGTCGCGGTTGCGCACGCGGATGGGCGAGGCGTCGCGCGGGAGGCGCTGGATGCCGGCGCGGGCAGCCTCGCGGCTCTCGTCGGTGCCGTTCGGGTCCACGAGGGCCTTCTTCAGCTCGAGGCGCTTCGCGGCGTACCGCTCGACGATGACCTTGCGCTGCTCGTTGCGGGCGATCTTGCTCTTCTTGGCCATGTTTAGCGCTCCTCGCGGAAGTCGACGTGCTTGCGGACGACCGGGTCGTACTTCTTCAGCACGAGGCGGTCGGGGTTGTTGCGGCGGTTCTTGCGGGTCACGTACGTGTACCCGGTGCCAGCCGTCGAGCGGAGCTTGATGATCGGACGGACGTCCTGCTGCTTGGCCATTAGATCTTCACCCCACGAGCGAGGATGTCCTTGACGACGGACTCGATGCCGCGGGCGTCGATGACCTTGATGCCCTTCGCGGAGAGCGTGAGCTTGACGTTGCGACGCAGCGAGGGGACGTAGTACGTCTTCTTCTGCACGTTCGGGTCGAAGCGGCGCTTGGTGCGCCGGTGCGAGTGCGAGATGTTGTGTCCGAAGCCGGGGACGGCGCCGGTCACCTGGCAGGTTGCTGCCATGGTTTCCTCCGTAGGTACCGTAGGGCGAGACCGCCCTACCCAAGATTTCTTGTCGGCACGCCCGTCCCCGGATCTCGAGAGAGGGGGTCCTGCCCCTCGGGAGGGGCAGCGGGCGCACATGCGAGCGGATGAGCCGCTCGGCCAAGGATCGAGGCTACGCGACGACACGCCCGGGCGCAAGCCGAGGGCCCGGGATCATGCGGATGC encodes:
- the rpsN gene encoding 30S ribosomal protein S14 — encoded protein: MAKKSKIARNEQRKVIVERYAAKRLELKKALVDPNGTDESREAARAGIQRLPRDASPIRVRNRDGIDGRPRGNLSKFGISRVRFRDMAHRGELPGITKSSW
- the rpmG gene encoding 50S ribosomal protein L33; amino-acid sequence: MAKQQDVRPIIKLRSTAGTGYTYVTRKNRRNNPDRLVLKKYDPVVRKHVDFREER
- the rpmB gene encoding 50S ribosomal protein L28 — protein: MAATCQVTGAVPGFGHNISHSHRRTKRRFDPNVQKKTYYVPSLRRNVKLTLSAKGIKVIDARGIESVVKDILARGVKI
- a CDS encoding HU family DNA-binding protein, with the protein product MADKSLNRTELVAAVAAESGQSQAAVNGVLDALFSTVATNVADGVKVTIPGWVAFEQTARAARTGRNPQTGEPLEIKASKGVKVSAGSKLKAAVK